The following proteins are co-located in the Vanessa atalanta chromosome 11, ilVanAtal1.2, whole genome shotgun sequence genome:
- the LOC125067501 gene encoding uncharacterized protein LOC125067501, with protein MSAQVPPLKRNNYLQTSNIIQQMKYLIILETLFGINRLYIITDLNYLPVMAHDMEMVLFCYFLITILQRLSVLKAHVAKVFSINTEDRIDCEDSSKLEGLSKRVNLNVSSVHRLYDLLHKCSEDLNSVMSLSMIVMIVTSGLSTIVILKNTIKLFQSTTTYPHLNAKHQLISRQAILIFSIGRSLKYILMLTFPCYISNKTQVQVSVIRTMIYDTLNSIQLDKVERRKVKAFFQLVCENKYAYALYGIVNLDMSLPLSYSSLCTTYLIIVVQFSKFFD; from the exons ATGTCGGCCCAAGTACCACCGTTGAAGCGTAATAATTACTTGCAAACCtcaaatattatacaacagatgaaatatttgattatacttGAAACATTGTTCGGGATAAACcgtttgtatataataa CCGATCTTAATTATTTACCAGTTATGGCTCATGACATGGAAATGGTTTTGTTCTGTTATTTccttattacaatattacaaagACTTTCGGTTCTAAAAGCGCACGTGGCTAAAGTGTTTTCTATTAACACGGAAGATCGTATCGATTGCGAGGATTCAAGTAAATTGGAAGGTTTGTCAAAAAGAGTAAACCTCAACGTTAGTTCTGTGCACAGACTCTACGATCTACTTCATAAATGTTCGGAAGATCTCAACTCTGTCATGAGTCTTTCG atgATAGTGATGATAGTGACATCAGGATTATCGAcgatagttatattaaaaaatactataaagttGTTTCAGTCTACAACAACTTATCCTCATTTAAAC GCTAAGCATCAGTTAATAAGCAGGCAGGcaatacttattttttcaaTCGGACGTTCTCTAAAGTACATATTAATGTTGACTTTTCCTTGTTATATATCAAACAAAACACAAGTCCAGGTTTCTGTTATACGTACAATGATTTATGACACTCTGAACTCAATTCAACTCG ataaagtcGAACGTCGCAAAGTTAAGGCATTCTTCCAGTTGGTTTGTGAGAATAAATACGCGTATGCGCTTTATGGAATAGTTAATTTAGATATGTCACTTCCCCTGAGCTATAGCAGTCTCTGTACCACCTATCTTATTATTGTCGTACAATTCTCAAAAttctttgattaa